The following are encoded together in the Daucus carota subsp. sativus chromosome 5, DH1 v3.0, whole genome shotgun sequence genome:
- the LOC108222116 gene encoding bifunctional dihydroflavonol 4-reductase/flavanone 4-reductase isoform X1 produces MEENKTVCVTGASGYIGSWLVKTLLERGYHVRATVRDPGNERKVKNLLELPNASTHLSLWKADLAEESGYDDAVQGCQGVFHVATPMELLYQDEPAENEEIESTTLNGILSIMRSCSKAKTVKRFIYTSTTATILMQRQPPVDEYTEEHWSDLDLCYELKMYGWMYVVAKTTAERAAWKYAEENGIDMVTVHPSIVLGHFITPHTSFSTEAATALYTTENEANMALLKKLHGSPAVHLDDVCNAHIYLFEHPLAKGRYICSSHTYNVFEIGHSLSLKYPDRNIMTEFEGLDKSQRINPVSSKKLMSLGFEFAHKNKGVGDLCAETIESCREKGLL; encoded by the exons ATGGAGGAAAACAAGACAGTGTGTGTAACAGGAGCATCAGGATACATAGGATCCTGGCTTGTCAAGACACTTCTGGAAAGAGGATATCATGTCCGAGCTACTGTCCGTGATCCTG GAAACGAGAGGAAGGTGAAGAATCTGTTGGAGCTGCCGAATGCAAGTACGCATTTGAGCTTGTGGAAAGCTGATTTAGCTGAGGAAAGTGGTTATGATGATGCGGTTCAAGGTTGTCAAGGTGTTTTCCATGTCGCCACCCCTATGGAACTTCTTTACCAGGACGAACCTGCTGAG AACGAAGAAATAGAATCAACAACATTGAATGGGATACTGAGCATAATGAGGTCGTGCTCTAAGGCTAAAACTGTGAAGAGGTTCATCTACACCTCAACCACAGCAACCATTTTGATGCAACGTCAACCACCAGTTGACGAGTACACTGAGGAGCATTGGTCTGATTTGGACTTATGCTATGAACTTAAGATGTACGGATGG ATGTATGTGGTGGCGAAAACTACTGCTGAGAGAGCTGCATGGAAATATGCCGAAGAGAATGGGATCGATATGGTCACCGTTCATCCTTCCATTGTACTTGGCCATTTCATTACTCCTCACACAAGCTTTAGTACTGAAGCTGCAACTGCCTTGTATACCA cagaaaatgaagctaacatgGCTTTGCTAAAGAAGCTACACGGATCTCCTGCTGTGCATTTGGATGATGTATGCAATGCACACATATACCTGTTTGAGCATCCTCTGGCCAAGGGAAGATACATTTGCTCCTCTCATACTTATAATGTCTTTGAAATTGGACATTCACTTAGCCTCAAGTACCCAGACAGGAATATAATGACCGA ATTTGAGGGCTTAGACAAGTCACAAAGAATCAACCCTGTTTCGTCCAAGAAGCTGATGAGCCTTGGTTTTGAGTTTGCACACAAAAACAAAGGTGTGGGCGACTTGTGCGCTGAAACTATCGAATCGTGCAGGGAAAAGGGTTTGCTTTGA
- the LOC135152692 gene encoding dihydroflavonol 4-reductase-like isoform X2, translating into MTEKRIVCVTGASGYIGSWLVKRLLERGYHVRAAVRDPGNERKVKNLLELPNASAHLSLWKADLTEESSYDDAVQGCHGVFHVATPMELLYHDEPAENEDIESTTVNGILSIMRSCTKAKTVKRFIYTSSTGTVIMQRQPPLHEYTEELWSDLDFCNETKMFAWTYVVAKTTAEKAAWKYAEENGINMVTIHPSLVLGQSVTLQRSFSTDAATALYTPKGRYICSTHIFDIFEIGRSLSHKYPDKNIPTEFEGLEESPKIIPCSSKKLIGLGFEFAHKNKDVGDLCAETIEWCRVKGLL; encoded by the exons ATGACTGAGAAGAGGATAGTCTGTGTGACAGGAGCATCGGGGTACATTGGCTCCTGGCTTGTCAAGAGGCTTCTTGAAAGAGGATATCATGTTCGAGCCGCGGTCCGTGATCCTG GAAATGAGAGGAAGGTGAAGAATCTGTTGGAGCTGCCGAATGCAAGTGCGCATTTGAGCTTGTGGAAGGCTGATTTAACTGAAGAAAGTAGTTATGATGATGCGGTTCAAGGTTGCCATGGTGTTTTTCATGTCGCCACCCCTATGGAACTTCTCTACCATGACGAACCTGCTGAG AACGAAGATATAGAATCAACAACAGTGAATGGGATACTGAGCATAATGAGATCATGTACCAAGGCCAAGACTGTGAAGAGGTTCATCTACACCTCATCCACAGGTACGGTTATAATGCAGCGTCAACCACCACTTCATGAATACACTGAGGAACTTTGGTCCGATTTGGACTTCTGCAATGAAACTAAGATGTTTGCATGG ACATATGTGGTAGCGAAAACTACAGCAGAGAAAGCGGCATGGAAATATGCTGAAGAGAATGGGATCAATATGGTCACTATTCATCCTTCCCTCGTACTTGGCCAATCTGTTACTCTTCAAAGAAGCTTTAGTACTGATGCTGCAACTGCATTGTATACTC CCAAGGGAAGATACATTTGCTCCACTCATATTTTTGACATATTTGAAATTGGACGTTCACTTAGCCACAAGTACCCAGACAAGAATATACCAACCGA ATTTGAGGGCTTAGAAGAGTCGCCAAAAATAATCCCATGTTCGTCGAAGAAGCTAATTGGACTTGGTTTTGAGTTTGCTCACAAAAATAAAGATGTGGGCGACTTGTGCGCTGAAACTATCGAATGGTGCAGAGTAAAGGGTTTGCTCTGA
- the LOC108222116 gene encoding bifunctional dihydroflavonol 4-reductase/flavanone 4-reductase isoform X2, whose amino-acid sequence MEENKTVCVTGASGYIGSWLVKTLLERGYHVRATVRDPGNERKVKNLLELPNASTHLSLWKADLAEESGYDDAVQGCQGVFHVATPMELLYQDEPAENEEIESTTLNGILSIMRSCSKAKTVKRFIYTSTTATILMQRQPPVDEYTEEHWSDLDLCYELKMYGWMYVVAKTTAERAAWKYAEENGIDMVTVHPSIVLGHFITPHTSFSTEAATALYTKNEANMALLKKLHGSPAVHLDDVCNAHIYLFEHPLAKGRYICSSHTYNVFEIGHSLSLKYPDRNIMTEFEGLDKSQRINPVSSKKLMSLGFEFAHKNKGVGDLCAETIESCREKGLL is encoded by the exons ATGGAGGAAAACAAGACAGTGTGTGTAACAGGAGCATCAGGATACATAGGATCCTGGCTTGTCAAGACACTTCTGGAAAGAGGATATCATGTCCGAGCTACTGTCCGTGATCCTG GAAACGAGAGGAAGGTGAAGAATCTGTTGGAGCTGCCGAATGCAAGTACGCATTTGAGCTTGTGGAAAGCTGATTTAGCTGAGGAAAGTGGTTATGATGATGCGGTTCAAGGTTGTCAAGGTGTTTTCCATGTCGCCACCCCTATGGAACTTCTTTACCAGGACGAACCTGCTGAG AACGAAGAAATAGAATCAACAACATTGAATGGGATACTGAGCATAATGAGGTCGTGCTCTAAGGCTAAAACTGTGAAGAGGTTCATCTACACCTCAACCACAGCAACCATTTTGATGCAACGTCAACCACCAGTTGACGAGTACACTGAGGAGCATTGGTCTGATTTGGACTTATGCTATGAACTTAAGATGTACGGATGG ATGTATGTGGTGGCGAAAACTACTGCTGAGAGAGCTGCATGGAAATATGCCGAAGAGAATGGGATCGATATGGTCACCGTTCATCCTTCCATTGTACTTGGCCATTTCATTACTCCTCACACAAGCTTTAGTACTGAAGCTGCAACTGCCTTGTATACCA aaaatgaagctaacatgGCTTTGCTAAAGAAGCTACACGGATCTCCTGCTGTGCATTTGGATGATGTATGCAATGCACACATATACCTGTTTGAGCATCCTCTGGCCAAGGGAAGATACATTTGCTCCTCTCATACTTATAATGTCTTTGAAATTGGACATTCACTTAGCCTCAAGTACCCAGACAGGAATATAATGACCGA ATTTGAGGGCTTAGACAAGTCACAAAGAATCAACCCTGTTTCGTCCAAGAAGCTGATGAGCCTTGGTTTTGAGTTTGCACACAAAAACAAAGGTGTGGGCGACTTGTGCGCTGAAACTATCGAATCGTGCAGGGAAAAGGGTTTGCTTTGA
- the LOC108221478 gene encoding dihydroflavonol 4-reductase isoform X2: protein MTDKRIVCVTGASGYIGSWLVKRLLERGYHVRATVRDPGNERKVKNLLELPNASTHLSLWKADLTEESSYDDAVQGCQGVFHVATPMELLYHDEPAENEEIESTTVNGILSIMRSCSKAKTVKRFVYTSSTGNIMMQRQPPVDEYTEEHWSDLDLCYELKMFAWYVVAKTTAERAAWKYAEENGIDMVTVHPSLVLGQSVTPQTSFSTEAATVLYTKDEANIALPKKLHNLSAVHVDDVCNAHIFLFEHPLAKGRYICSTHIFNIFEVGHSLREKYPDKNIPTEFEGLDKSPKIIPCSSKKLIGLGFEFAHKNKDVGDLCAETIEWCRVKGLL from the exons ATGACGGACAAGAGAATAGTCTGTGTGACAGGAGCATCGGGGTACATTGGCTCCTGGCTTGTAAAGAGGCTTCTTGAAAGAGGATATCATGTTCGAGCTACGGTCCGTGATCCTG GAAACGAGAGGAAGGTGAAGAATCTGTTGGAGCTGCCGAATGCAAGTACGCATTTGAGCTTGTGGAAGGCTGATTTAACTGAGGAAAGTAGCTATGATGATGCAGTTCAAGGTTGCCAAGGTGTTTTCCATGTCGCCACCCCTATGGAACTTCTTTACCATGACGAACCTGCTGAG AACGAAGAAATAGAATCAACAACAGTGAATGGGATACTGAGCATAATGAGATCGTGCTCTAAGGCTAAAACTGTGAAGAGGTTCGTCTACACCTCATCCACAGGAAACATTATGATGCAACGTCAACCACCTGTTGACGAGTACACTGAGGAACATTGGTCTGATTTGGACTTATGCTATGAACTTAAGATGTTTGCATGG TATGTGGTAGCGAAAACGACTGCAGAGAGAGCTGCGTGGAAATATGCTGAAGAAAATGGGATTGATATGGTCACCGTTCATCCTTCCCTTGTACTTGGCCAATCTGTTACTCCTCAAACAAGCTTTAGTACTGAAGCTGCAACTGTCTTGTATACTA AAGATGAAGCTAACATTGCTCTGCCAAAGAAACTTCATAATTTATCTGCGGTGCATGTTGATGATGTGTGCAATGCGCACATTTTTCTCTTTGAGCATCCTCTAGCCAAGGGAAGATACATTTGCTCCACtcatatttttaacatatttgaaGTCGGACATTCACTTAGAGAGAAGTACCCAGACAAGAATATACCAACCGA ATTTGAGGGCTTGGACAAGTCGCCAAAAATAATCCCATGTTCGTCGAAGAAGCTAATTGGACTTGGTTTTGAGTTTGCTCACAAAAATAAAGATGTGGGCGACTTGTGTGCTGAAACTATCGAATGGTGCAGAGTAAAGGGTTTGCTCTGA
- the LOC135152692 gene encoding dihydroflavonol 4-reductase-like isoform X1, with the protein MTEKRIVCVTGASGYIGSWLVKRLLERGYHVRAAVRDPGNERKVKNLLELPNASAHLSLWKADLTEESSYDDAVQGCHGVFHVATPMELLYHDEPAENEDIESTTVNGILSIMRSCTKAKTVKRFIYTSSTGTVIMQRQPPLHEYTEELWSDLDFCNETKMFAWTYVVAKTTAEKAAWKYAEENGINMVTIHPSLVLGQSVTLQRSFSTDAATALYTQDEANIALLKKLHNSSAVHVDDVCNAHIYLFEHPLAKGRYICSTHIFDIFEIGRSLSHKYPDKNIPTEFEGLEESPKIIPCSSKKLIGLGFEFAHKNKDVGDLCAETIEWCRVKGLL; encoded by the exons ATGACTGAGAAGAGGATAGTCTGTGTGACAGGAGCATCGGGGTACATTGGCTCCTGGCTTGTCAAGAGGCTTCTTGAAAGAGGATATCATGTTCGAGCCGCGGTCCGTGATCCTG GAAATGAGAGGAAGGTGAAGAATCTGTTGGAGCTGCCGAATGCAAGTGCGCATTTGAGCTTGTGGAAGGCTGATTTAACTGAAGAAAGTAGTTATGATGATGCGGTTCAAGGTTGCCATGGTGTTTTTCATGTCGCCACCCCTATGGAACTTCTCTACCATGACGAACCTGCTGAG AACGAAGATATAGAATCAACAACAGTGAATGGGATACTGAGCATAATGAGATCATGTACCAAGGCCAAGACTGTGAAGAGGTTCATCTACACCTCATCCACAGGTACGGTTATAATGCAGCGTCAACCACCACTTCATGAATACACTGAGGAACTTTGGTCCGATTTGGACTTCTGCAATGAAACTAAGATGTTTGCATGG ACATATGTGGTAGCGAAAACTACAGCAGAGAAAGCGGCATGGAAATATGCTGAAGAGAATGGGATCAATATGGTCACTATTCATCCTTCCCTCGTACTTGGCCAATCTGTTACTCTTCAAAGAAGCTTTAGTACTGATGCTGCAACTGCATTGTATACTC AAGATGAAGCTAACATTGCTCTGCTAAAGaaacttcataattcatctGCTGTGCATGTTGATGATGTGTGCAATGCGCACATTTACCTCTTTGAGCATCCTCTAGCCAAGGGAAGATACATTTGCTCCACTCATATTTTTGACATATTTGAAATTGGACGTTCACTTAGCCACAAGTACCCAGACAAGAATATACCAACCGA ATTTGAGGGCTTAGAAGAGTCGCCAAAAATAATCCCATGTTCGTCGAAGAAGCTAATTGGACTTGGTTTTGAGTTTGCTCACAAAAATAAAGATGTGGGCGACTTGTGCGCTGAAACTATCGAATGGTGCAGAGTAAAGGGTTTGCTCTGA
- the LOC108222765 gene encoding bifunctional dihydroflavonol 4-reductase/flavanone 4-reductase-like isoform X2 yields MEEKRTVCVTGASGYIGSWLVKRLLERGYHVRATVRDPGDEKKVKTLLELPKASTHLSLWKADLAEENSYDEAIQGCEGVFHVATPMELVHQGQDGEEEIESTTLNGILSIMRSCSKPKTVKRFVYTSTTGTITVQPQPPLHEYTEDLWTDVDLCYELKMYGWMYLVAKTTAEKAAWKYAEENGINMVTVHPSIVLGHFITPHTSFSTDVATAFYTTNMALLKKIHRSPAVHLDDVCNAHIYLFEHPLAKGRYICPSHTVNLFEIAHSLGLKYPDRNII; encoded by the exons ATGGAGGAAAAGAGGACAGTGTGTGTAACAGGAGCATCAGGGTACATAGGATCCTGGCTTGTCAAGAGACTTCTGGAAAGAGGTTATCATGTTCGAGCCACTGTCCGTGATCCTG GAGATGAAAAGAAAGTGAAGACTCTGTTGGAGCTTCCGAAAGCAAGCACACATCTGAGCTTGTGGAAAGCAGATTTAGCTGAAGAAAATAGCTATGATGAAGCAATTCAAGGTTGCGAAGGTGTCTTTCATGTGGCTACCCCCATGGAACTTGTGCACCAAGGCCAAGATGGG GAAGAAGAGATAGAATCAACAACATTGAATGGAATACTAAGCATTATGAGATCATGCTCCAAGCCCAAAACTGTGAAGAGGTTCGTTTACACCTCAACTACAGGAACCATTACTGTGCAGCCTCAACCCCCACTCCACGAGTACACCGAGGATCTTTGGACCGATGTTGACTTATGCTATGAACTTAAGATGTATGGATGG ATGTACCTGGTAGCAAAAACTACTGCAGAGAAAGCTGCATGGAAATATGCTGAAGAGAATGGGATTAATATGGTCACCGTTCATCCTTCCATTGTACTCGGCCATTTTATTACTCCTCATACAAGCTTTAGTACTGATGTCGCCACTGCCTTCTATACTA CTAACATGGCTTTGCTAAAGAAGATACACCGATCTCCTGCGGTGCATTTGGATGATGTATGCAATGCACACATATACCTGTTTGAGCATCCTCTGGCCAAGGGAAGATACATTTGCCCCTCTCATACTGTTAACTTATTTGAAATTGCGCATTCACTTGGCCTCAAGTACCCAGACAGGAATATA ATTTGA
- the LOC108222765 gene encoding dihydroflavonol 4-reductase-like isoform X1, which translates to MEEKRTVCVTGASGYIGSWLVKRLLERGYHVRATVRDPGDEKKVKTLLELPKASTHLSLWKADLAEENSYDEAIQGCEGVFHVATPMELVHQGQDGEEEIESTTLNGILSIMRSCSKPKTVKRFVYTSTTGTITVQPQPPLHEYTEDLWTDVDLCYELKMYGWMYLVAKTTAEKAAWKYAEENGINMVTVHPSIVLGHFITPHTSFSTDVATAFYTTNMALLKKIHRSPAVHLDDVCNAHIYLFEHPLAKGRYICPSHTVNLFEIAHSLGLKYPDRNIVTEFEGLDRSPKIIPCSSKKLMALGFEFAHKNKDVGDFCAEIIAQRNGFALMIEKLNFQIFELFNGLKI; encoded by the exons ATGGAGGAAAAGAGGACAGTGTGTGTAACAGGAGCATCAGGGTACATAGGATCCTGGCTTGTCAAGAGACTTCTGGAAAGAGGTTATCATGTTCGAGCCACTGTCCGTGATCCTG GAGATGAAAAGAAAGTGAAGACTCTGTTGGAGCTTCCGAAAGCAAGCACACATCTGAGCTTGTGGAAAGCAGATTTAGCTGAAGAAAATAGCTATGATGAAGCAATTCAAGGTTGCGAAGGTGTCTTTCATGTGGCTACCCCCATGGAACTTGTGCACCAAGGCCAAGATGGG GAAGAAGAGATAGAATCAACAACATTGAATGGAATACTAAGCATTATGAGATCATGCTCCAAGCCCAAAACTGTGAAGAGGTTCGTTTACACCTCAACTACAGGAACCATTACTGTGCAGCCTCAACCCCCACTCCACGAGTACACCGAGGATCTTTGGACCGATGTTGACTTATGCTATGAACTTAAGATGTATGGATGG ATGTACCTGGTAGCAAAAACTACTGCAGAGAAAGCTGCATGGAAATATGCTGAAGAGAATGGGATTAATATGGTCACCGTTCATCCTTCCATTGTACTCGGCCATTTTATTACTCCTCATACAAGCTTTAGTACTGATGTCGCCACTGCCTTCTATACTA CTAACATGGCTTTGCTAAAGAAGATACACCGATCTCCTGCGGTGCATTTGGATGATGTATGCAATGCACACATATACCTGTTTGAGCATCCTCTGGCCAAGGGAAGATACATTTGCCCCTCTCATACTGTTAACTTATTTGAAATTGCGCATTCACTTGGCCTCAAGTACCCAGACAGGAATATAGTAACCGA ATTTGAGGGCTTGGACAGGTCACCGAAGATAATCCCTTGTTCGTCAAAGAAGCTGATGGCCCTTGGTTTTGAGTTTGCACACAAAAACAAGGACGTGGGCGACTTTTGCGCTGAAATCATCGCGCAAAGAAATGGGTTTGCTCTGATGATAGAAAAgttgaattttcaaatatttgaacTTTTTAATGGCTTGAAAATTTAG
- the LOC108221478 gene encoding dihydroflavonol 4-reductase isoform X1, whose amino-acid sequence MTDKRIVCVTGASGYIGSWLVKRLLERGYHVRATVRDPGNERKVKNLLELPNASTHLSLWKADLTEESSYDDAVQGCQGVFHVATPMELLYHDEPAENEEIESTTVNGILSIMRSCSKAKTVKRFVYTSSTGNIMMQRQPPVDEYTEEHWSDLDLCYELKMFAWKYVVAKTTAERAAWKYAEENGIDMVTVHPSLVLGQSVTPQTSFSTEAATVLYTKDEANIALPKKLHNLSAVHVDDVCNAHIFLFEHPLAKGRYICSTHIFNIFEVGHSLREKYPDKNIPTEFEGLDKSPKIIPCSSKKLIGLGFEFAHKNKDVGDLCAETIEWCRVKGLL is encoded by the exons ATGACGGACAAGAGAATAGTCTGTGTGACAGGAGCATCGGGGTACATTGGCTCCTGGCTTGTAAAGAGGCTTCTTGAAAGAGGATATCATGTTCGAGCTACGGTCCGTGATCCTG GAAACGAGAGGAAGGTGAAGAATCTGTTGGAGCTGCCGAATGCAAGTACGCATTTGAGCTTGTGGAAGGCTGATTTAACTGAGGAAAGTAGCTATGATGATGCAGTTCAAGGTTGCCAAGGTGTTTTCCATGTCGCCACCCCTATGGAACTTCTTTACCATGACGAACCTGCTGAG AACGAAGAAATAGAATCAACAACAGTGAATGGGATACTGAGCATAATGAGATCGTGCTCTAAGGCTAAAACTGTGAAGAGGTTCGTCTACACCTCATCCACAGGAAACATTATGATGCAACGTCAACCACCTGTTGACGAGTACACTGAGGAACATTGGTCTGATTTGGACTTATGCTATGAACTTAAGATGTTTGCATGG AAGTATGTGGTAGCGAAAACGACTGCAGAGAGAGCTGCGTGGAAATATGCTGAAGAAAATGGGATTGATATGGTCACCGTTCATCCTTCCCTTGTACTTGGCCAATCTGTTACTCCTCAAACAAGCTTTAGTACTGAAGCTGCAACTGTCTTGTATACTA AAGATGAAGCTAACATTGCTCTGCCAAAGAAACTTCATAATTTATCTGCGGTGCATGTTGATGATGTGTGCAATGCGCACATTTTTCTCTTTGAGCATCCTCTAGCCAAGGGAAGATACATTTGCTCCACtcatatttttaacatatttgaaGTCGGACATTCACTTAGAGAGAAGTACCCAGACAAGAATATACCAACCGA ATTTGAGGGCTTGGACAAGTCGCCAAAAATAATCCCATGTTCGTCGAAGAAGCTAATTGGACTTGGTTTTGAGTTTGCTCACAAAAATAAAGATGTGGGCGACTTGTGTGCTGAAACTATCGAATGGTGCAGAGTAAAGGGTTTGCTCTGA
- the LOC108222766 gene encoding bifunctional dihydroflavonol 4-reductase/flavanone 4-reductase — protein MEEKRTVCVTGASGYIGSWLVKTLLERGYHVRATVRDPGNEKKVKTLLELPKASTHLSLWKADLAEENSYDEAIQGCKGVFHVATPMELVHQGQDGEEEMESTTLNGILSIMRSCSKANTVKRFVYTSSTGTITVQAQPPLHEYTEDLWTDVDLCYELKMYGWMYLVAKTTAEKAAWKYAEENGINMVTIHPSIVLGHFITPHTSFSTDVATAFYTKNEANMALLKKLNGSNAVHLDDVCNAHIFLFEHPLAKGRYICSSHTVNLFEIAHSLSLKYPDRNILTEFEDLDRSPKIIPCSSKKLMALGFEFAHKNKGVCDFCAETIEACKEMGML, from the exons ATGGAGGAAAAGAGGACAGTGTGTGTAACAGGAGCATCAGGGTACATAGGATCCTGGCTTGTCAAGACACTTCTGGAAAGAGGGTATCATGTTCGAGCTACTGTCCGTGATCCTG GAAATGAAAAGAAAGTAAAGACTCTGTTGGAGCTTCCGAAAGCAAGCACACATCTGAGCTTGTGGAAAGCAGATTTAGCTGAAGAAAATAGCTATGATGAAGCAATTCAAGGTTGCAAAGGTGTCTTTCATGTGGCTACCCCCATGGAACTTGTGCACCAAGGCCAAGATGGG GAAGAAGAGATGGAATCAACAACATTGAATGGAATACTGAGCATTATGAGATCATGCTCCAAGGCCAATACTGTGAAGAGGTTCGTTTACACCTCAAGTACAGGAACGATTACTGTGCAGGCTCAACCCCCACTCCACGAGTACACCGAGGATCTTTGGACTGATGTTGACTTATGCTATGAACTTAAGATGTATGGATGG ATGTACCTGGTAGCGAAAACTACTGCAGAGAAAGCCGCATGGAAATATGCAGAAGAGAATGGGATTAATATGGTCACCATTCATCCTTCCATTGTACTCGGCCATTTTATTACCCCTCATACAAGCTTTAGTACTGACGTCGCCACTGCCTTCTATACTA aaaatgaagctaacatgGCGTTGCTAAAGAAGCTCAACGGATCTAATGCCGTGCATTTGGATGATGTATGCAATGCTCACATATTCCTCTTTGAGCATCCTCTGGCCAAGGGAAGATACATTTGCTCCTCTCATACTGTTAACTTATTTGAAATTGCGCATTCACTTAGCCTCAAGTACCCAGACAGGAATATACTAACCGA ATTTGAGGACTTGGACAGGTCACCAAAAATAATCCCTTGTTCGTCAAAGAAGCTGATGGCCCTGGGTTTTGAGTTTGCACACAAAAACAAGGGCGTGTGCGACTTTTGCGCAGAAACCATTGAAGCGTGCAAAGAAATGGGTATGCTCTGA